One region of Paenibacillus polymyxa M1 genomic DNA includes:
- the glmM gene encoding phosphoglucosamine mutase encodes MGKYFGTDGVRGIANQELTAELAYSIGRCGGYVLAGNVEKPTVVIGMDTRISGLMLESALVAGLLSIGANVVRLGIVSTPGVAYLTRQLKADAGVMISASHNPVEDNGIKFFGGDGFKLTDETELKIEELMDAKEDQLPRPIGSGLGTVVVDEHSRYDYLEFLKTTISHSFEGLKIVLDCANGAAYELAPKLFADLGAEVHTIGAEPNGLNINDHCGSTHPEKLKEEVRRLKADIGLAFDGDADRLIAIDENGEEVDGDYILCICGDAMNRAGKLKDSTIVSTVMSNIGFYKATEKLALKTAKTAVGDRYVMEEMRRGGFNLGGEQSGHVIFLDHNTTGDGMLTGIQLVDTLKASGKKMSELKSLMKQYPQVLVNVRVQDKRNYEGNPAIAEAIEQVEQQLGDNGRVLVRASGTESLIRVMAEGPDKDELEQFVGQIVDVVKKELV; translated from the coding sequence ATGGGGAAATATTTTGGTACAGATGGTGTACGAGGCATTGCTAATCAGGAACTAACAGCCGAACTGGCATATAGCATTGGCCGCTGCGGCGGATATGTCTTAGCAGGTAATGTAGAGAAACCGACAGTTGTGATTGGTATGGATACACGGATATCCGGGCTGATGTTGGAATCGGCACTGGTAGCCGGGTTGTTGTCCATTGGGGCTAATGTGGTTCGCCTAGGTATCGTTTCGACGCCTGGGGTGGCATATCTTACACGGCAATTGAAAGCGGACGCTGGTGTAATGATCTCAGCATCTCACAATCCTGTTGAGGACAACGGGATTAAGTTTTTTGGCGGCGATGGGTTTAAATTAACCGATGAAACGGAATTGAAAATTGAAGAGCTTATGGATGCAAAAGAAGACCAATTGCCTCGTCCGATTGGCAGCGGGTTGGGCACGGTTGTTGTAGACGAGCATTCCCGCTACGATTATCTGGAGTTTTTGAAAACAACAATTAGTCATTCTTTTGAAGGTCTAAAAATTGTATTGGACTGTGCAAACGGAGCAGCTTATGAGCTGGCGCCGAAGCTTTTTGCGGATTTGGGAGCTGAAGTGCACACGATCGGAGCGGAGCCAAACGGATTGAATATCAATGATCATTGTGGCTCGACTCATCCTGAAAAGCTGAAAGAGGAAGTGCGCCGCTTGAAAGCGGATATTGGGCTTGCCTTTGACGGCGATGCTGATCGCCTGATCGCAATTGATGAGAACGGGGAAGAGGTAGATGGAGACTACATTCTCTGTATTTGCGGAGATGCAATGAACCGCGCTGGAAAACTCAAGGACAGCACCATTGTATCGACAGTAATGAGTAATATCGGTTTTTATAAAGCTACTGAAAAGCTGGCTCTCAAGACTGCAAAAACTGCGGTCGGAGACCGTTATGTGATGGAAGAAATGCGTCGGGGTGGATTTAATCTGGGCGGTGAGCAGTCTGGTCATGTTATTTTCCTAGACCACAATACGACAGGTGATGGCATGCTGACGGGGATTCAGTTGGTAGATACCCTGAAAGCTTCCGGCAAGAAGATGAGCGAGCTAAAATCGCTTATGAAACAATATCCGCAAGTGCTTGTGAATGTACGTGTGCAGGACAAACGCAATTACGAGGGGAATCCTGCGATTGCAGAAGCCATTGAGCAGGTGGAACAACAATTGGGCGATAATGGGCGTGTATTGGTCCGTGCTTCAGGTACAGAGTCGCTTATTCGTGTAATGGCCGAAGGCCCGGACAAAGATGAGCTGGAGCAATTCGTCGGACAGATCGTAGATGTCGTGAAAAAAGAATTAGTTTAA
- a CDS encoding anti-sigma factor produces the protein MDCKQAVSFMHDYLDGDLSEQDKHELEQHLLDCPECRMRFKELERTDAMLYGTRYHQVPCVSDELTFRIMNALPPHKRQPAVPMLTWVKRHPAVTAAAFFLIVICSSMASFSSTDHQLVVKGSNLDQVVIQGDTVIVPEGKSIAGDLTVQNGEARVYGDVEGNLTVIDGSYYQASTAHIAGQVKSIDQTLDWIWYKVTDLFGGPSSP, from the coding sequence ATGGATTGCAAACAAGCCGTCTCTTTTATGCATGACTATCTAGATGGCGACCTGTCTGAGCAGGACAAACATGAGTTGGAACAACACTTGTTAGACTGCCCGGAATGCCGCATGCGTTTTAAAGAGCTGGAGCGGACGGATGCGATGCTTTACGGTACACGCTATCATCAAGTGCCGTGTGTATCGGATGAGCTGACATTTCGCATTATGAATGCTTTGCCGCCGCATAAAAGACAGCCTGCGGTGCCTATGCTAACTTGGGTGAAGAGGCATCCCGCTGTAACAGCTGCCGCCTTCTTCCTTATTGTGATATGCTCAAGTATGGCCAGCTTTTCTAGCACGGACCATCAATTGGTAGTCAAAGGAAGCAATCTAGATCAAGTTGTTATTCAGGGCGATACTGTAATTGTACCTGAAGGGAAATCCATTGCCGGAGATTTAACAGTACAAAATGGTGAGGCCCGTGTATACGGTGATGTGGAAGGAAATCTTACTGTGATTGACGGCTCTTACTATCAAGCTTCAACCGCCCATATTGCAGGACAGGTTAAAAGTATCGATCAAACCTTGGACTGGATTTGGTACAAGGTTACCGATTTGTTCGGGGGACCGTCTTCTCCATAA
- a CDS encoding helix-turn-helix domain-containing protein, with amino-acid sequence MRTIRKTNNLNQIKFANIIGISQGTLSELEQDILIAIKENFNSHIEWLIFGDTPVAIEPTQ; translated from the coding sequence ATTCGAACTATTAGAAAAACAAACAACTTAAATCAAATAAAGTTTGCAAATATAATTGGAATTTCTCAAGGAACGTTGAGTGAGCTGGAGCAAGATATACTTATAGCAATTAAAGAAAACTTCAATTCCCATATAGAGTGGTTAATCTTTGGAGATACGCCTGTAGCAATTGAGCCCACACAGTAG
- a CDS encoding helix-turn-helix domain-containing protein: MRLIHKWTQKEISNKIGVTKQVVSNWE, translated from the coding sequence TTGAGACTAATCCATAAATGGACACAAAAGGAAATTTCTAATAAGATCGGGGTAACTAAACAGGTTGTTTCTAATTGGGAGTGA
- a CDS encoding Receptor-mediated endocytosis protein 6 — translation MMESPPDFFQIQTKSPLVVRDLDILLELQQRCELLVSMTIETDREDVKPLFAPLALGINQRLKALRNVHAAGINTQASISPLLPLTPDFPKRLQRIVDRIYIDSLNIGDGLKGKRSVQLGMPLLFQRNGFSKWYQPDIHLKTNNYFNKYFDEKIIFLSSSREYPLKGKICIIN, via the coding sequence ATGATGGAATCTCCACCGGATTTCTTTCAAATCCAAACAAAAAGTCCTCTGGTGGTCAGAGACCTCGATATACTATTAGAATTGCAGCAACGTTGTGAATTATTAGTTTCTATGACTATTGAAACAGACCGAGAAGATGTAAAGCCACTTTTTGCACCTTTAGCTCTAGGGATCAACCAGCGCTTAAAGGCTCTTAGAAATGTCCATGCAGCAGGAATTAATACACAGGCATCCATTTCTCCTCTTTTGCCCTTAACGCCAGATTTCCCCAAAAGATTACAGAGGATTGTTGATCGAATATATATTGATTCGCTGAACATTGGAGATGGTTTAAAGGGGAAGCGATCCGTGCAATTGGGTATGCCTTTGTTGTTTCAGCGAAATGGGTTTTCTAAATGGTATCAGCCTGATATTCATTTAAAAACGAACAACTATTTTAATAAATATTTTGACGAAAAGATTATATTCTTATCTTCTAGTAGAGAGTATCCTCTAAAAGGGAAAATATGTATAATTAATTAA
- a CDS encoding erythromycin esterase family protein codes for MKKKMIIALGVSAIIVTNFVGSTYADSKTGVSVTAPYNTNQIAEWLEMHAKPLKTTNPTASFNDLKPLKNMVGSASIVGLGEATHGAHEIFTMKQRIVNFLVSEKGFTNLVLEEGWDRALELDRYVLTGKGNPSQHLSPEFNTKEMLDLLSWIRQYNANPKHKSKVRIIGMDIQSVNENVYNNIREYIKRNNSDLVPRVEEKIKGLIPVTKDMNTFESLTKEEKEKYISDAKQISALLEQNKSYLNGKSKEFAWIKQNARIIEQFTTMLGGTSPDKPSDFYLKHDIAMYENAKWTEEHLGKTIVWGHNGHVSKTNMIPFIYPKVAGQHLAEYYGKRYVSIGTSVYKGQYNVYNNDGKFGPYGILKSDDPNSYNYIFGQVKKDQFFIDLRKANGVTKTWLNEQHQIFAGITKEGPGIPKTVDISLGKTFDILVQIQKVSPSQLHQ; via the coding sequence ATGAAAAAGAAAATGATTATTGCACTTGGTGTTTCTGCTATAATAGTGACTAATTTTGTAGGAAGTACTTATGCAGACTCGAAAACAGGAGTTTCTGTTACAGCTCCCTATAATACAAATCAAATAGCGGAATGGTTAGAAATGCATGCAAAGCCTTTAAAAACAACTAATCCAACTGCATCTTTTAATGATTTAAAACCACTTAAGAATATGGTAGGTTCAGCTTCAATTGTAGGTTTAGGTGAAGCTACGCATGGGGCTCATGAAATTTTTACAATGAAACAACGCATTGTTAATTTTTTAGTATCTGAAAAGGGATTCACCAACTTAGTTTTAGAAGAGGGATGGGACAGAGCTTTGGAGCTTGATCGATATGTTCTTACTGGTAAGGGAAACCCAAGCCAACATCTATCACCTGAATTTAACACAAAAGAAATGTTAGATCTACTTAGTTGGATTCGACAATATAATGCTAATCCAAAACATAAATCTAAAGTGCGTATCATTGGGATGGATATTCAATCAGTAAACGAGAATGTTTATAATAATATAAGAGAATATATAAAAAGAAACAATTCAGATCTTGTGCCAAGAGTAGAAGAGAAGATAAAAGGTCTTATTCCTGTAACAAAGGATATGAATACTTTTGAGAGCCTTACGAAAGAAGAAAAAGAAAAGTATATTTCAGATGCTAAACAAATCAGTGCTTTATTAGAACAAAATAAAAGTTATCTAAACGGAAAATCCAAAGAATTCGCATGGATAAAACAAAATGCTCGTATTATTGAACAGTTTACTACAATGTTAGGAGGAACATCCCCTGATAAACCATCGGATTTTTATTTGAAACATGATATTGCAATGTATGAAAATGCGAAGTGGACTGAAGAACATTTAGGGAAAACCATAGTTTGGGGACATAATGGACACGTTTCGAAAACAAATATGATTCCATTTATATACCCTAAAGTAGCTGGGCAGCATTTAGCAGAATATTATGGAAAACGGTATGTATCTATTGGAACATCAGTTTATAAAGGACAATATAATGTTTATAATAATGATGGTAAATTTGGCCCATATGGAATATTAAAATCAGATGATCCAAACAGTTATAATTACATTTTTGGACAGGTCAAAAAAGATCAATTTTTTATTGATTTACGTAAGGCGAACGGAGTGACAAAAACTTGGTTAAACGAACAACATCAAATTTTCGCTGGAATAACTAAAGAAGGCCCTGGTATACCAAAAACTGTTGATATATCATTAGGTAAAACGTTTGATATACTTGTTCAAATTCAAAAAGTAAGTCCATCTCAACTACATCAATAA
- the sigW gene encoding RNA polymerase sigma factor SigW gives MDNMESRLVRLVQKGDQRAFAELVELYKDRIFHLSYRMLGNRHEAEDLVQETFLRVYRNLEKYDHGQKFSTWIYRIATNLCIDRLRRRKPTYSLDAEMNDQEGVDGYAMLASEELTPEGSTLLSETQALIHDAIDSLPDKYKTIMVLRYLQELSLQEISDVLNLPVTTIKTRVHRGRDFLRKKLEHKL, from the coding sequence GTGGATAATATGGAAAGCCGCTTGGTTAGGCTGGTGCAAAAAGGTGATCAGCGAGCTTTTGCGGAGTTAGTCGAGTTATATAAAGATCGGATTTTTCATCTTTCCTACCGGATGCTAGGTAATCGTCATGAGGCGGAGGATTTGGTGCAGGAAACTTTTTTGCGTGTGTATCGCAACTTGGAAAAGTATGACCATGGGCAGAAGTTCTCAACCTGGATTTATCGGATTGCTACAAATCTGTGCATTGATCGTCTGCGAAGGAGAAAACCTACATACTCACTTGATGCTGAAATGAATGATCAAGAAGGTGTTGATGGGTACGCCATGCTTGCTAGTGAAGAGCTTACCCCTGAAGGGAGTACGCTGTTGTCGGAAACGCAAGCTTTAATTCATGACGCCATTGACAGCCTTCCGGATAAATACAAGACGATTATGGTTTTACGGTACTTGCAGGAGCTTTCCTTGCAGGAAATTAGCGATGTGCTCAATCTCCCAGTTACCACAATTAAGACAAGAGTACACAGGGGACGGGATTTTCTACGCAAAAAATTGGAGCACAAGCTATAA
- the glmS gene encoding glutamine--fructose-6-phosphate transaminase (isomerizing), giving the protein MCGIVGYIGNQNTQEVLIDGLKKLEYRGYDSAGIAVFTDSGLQVAKAKGRLANLEAKLDGTPLVGHAGIGHTRWATHGKPSDENSHPHLDESQKFSVVHNGIIENYLELKEQLIGEGHTFISETDTEVISHLVAREYEGDIVKAVQKAITFMRGAFALGVLTEHEPNKLVAVRQASPLVIGVGEGENFIGSDIPAILKYTRNVFILNDGEMAVLTSDAVELMTIEGQFISREMIHVEWDAVTAEKGGYEHFMLKEIHEQPKAYRDTMLGRIDKDTKKVVLPELKLTEEQIKNIRNIQIVACGTAYNAGLIGRTVIESMARIPVENDVASEYRYRSPIVTPETLVIVVSQSGETADTLAALREAQANGAHVLAITNVVGSSIARDADDVLVTLAGPEIAVASTKAYSSQLIAFYLLGLYLAQVRGTQTDEQVAHVLAAMESLPEQVEEMLSKADAIKAYAEQIASNKHLFFIGRGQDYAVVQEGSLKLKEISYIHSEAYAAGELKHGTLALIEEGIPVIALVTQESVLEKTVSNIKEVKARGGDVLAITYEEHAVELLKSVDQVFAIPKTLPILSAAISVIALQLLAYYASLALGHDVDKPRNLAKSVTVE; this is encoded by the coding sequence ATGTGTGGCATTGTAGGATATATTGGTAATCAGAATACGCAAGAGGTATTGATTGACGGACTGAAGAAGCTGGAATATCGCGGGTATGATTCTGCGGGTATTGCTGTGTTTACAGATTCAGGACTGCAAGTAGCCAAGGCAAAAGGTCGTCTGGCGAATCTGGAAGCTAAACTGGATGGTACACCGTTGGTAGGCCATGCAGGCATCGGACATACACGTTGGGCAACACACGGTAAACCTTCTGATGAAAACTCCCATCCACATTTGGATGAGAGCCAAAAGTTTTCTGTAGTTCACAACGGAATTATTGAGAACTATCTGGAACTGAAGGAACAGCTGATCGGCGAAGGTCATACCTTTATTTCCGAAACGGACACAGAAGTTATTTCCCATCTGGTAGCGCGTGAGTATGAAGGAGATATTGTTAAAGCAGTACAAAAAGCAATTACCTTTATGCGCGGTGCTTTTGCACTGGGAGTGCTGACCGAGCACGAGCCTAATAAGCTGGTAGCTGTTCGCCAAGCCAGCCCGCTGGTTATTGGTGTGGGAGAAGGCGAGAACTTTATCGGTTCCGATATTCCGGCTATTCTGAAATATACACGCAATGTATTTATTTTGAACGATGGCGAAATGGCTGTTCTGACTAGTGATGCTGTCGAATTAATGACAATCGAAGGCCAATTTATTTCTCGGGAAATGATTCATGTCGAATGGGATGCTGTAACAGCGGAAAAAGGCGGATATGAGCATTTCATGTTGAAAGAAATTCACGAACAGCCTAAGGCTTACCGTGATACAATGTTGGGCCGTATCGATAAAGACACTAAAAAGGTTGTTCTTCCAGAGCTGAAGCTGACAGAAGAACAAATTAAAAATATCCGCAACATTCAAATTGTAGCGTGTGGTACAGCTTACAATGCTGGTTTGATTGGTCGTACGGTTATTGAAAGTATGGCTCGTATTCCGGTAGAAAACGATGTAGCTTCCGAGTATCGCTACCGTTCTCCTATCGTAACACCTGAGACATTGGTGATCGTGGTGAGTCAATCCGGTGAAACTGCTGATACCTTGGCAGCACTGCGTGAAGCACAAGCAAACGGAGCGCATGTACTGGCGATTACAAACGTAGTTGGTAGTTCCATCGCCCGTGATGCAGATGATGTGTTGGTTACACTGGCAGGACCGGAAATTGCCGTAGCCTCCACCAAAGCGTATTCTTCCCAGTTGATTGCGTTTTATCTGTTGGGTCTGTATCTGGCTCAAGTACGCGGCACACAAACGGATGAGCAAGTAGCTCATGTGCTGGCTGCTATGGAATCACTGCCAGAGCAAGTAGAAGAGATGTTGAGTAAAGCAGATGCGATCAAAGCCTATGCTGAGCAAATCGCTAGCAACAAGCACCTGTTCTTTATTGGTCGTGGTCAGGACTATGCTGTAGTACAGGAAGGTTCCCTGAAACTCAAGGAAATCTCCTACATTCATTCCGAGGCATATGCTGCGGGTGAGTTGAAGCATGGTACACTGGCATTGATCGAAGAGGGAATTCCAGTTATCGCTTTGGTAACTCAGGAATCCGTGTTGGAAAAAACCGTGAGCAACATTAAGGAAGTTAAAGCTCGTGGCGGTGACGTGCTTGCAATCACGTATGAAGAGCACGCTGTTGAGCTACTGAAATCCGTGGATCAAGTATTTGCAATTCCAAAAACACTTCCGATTCTGTCGGCTGCCATTTCAGTTATAGCTCTCCAATTGTTAGCCTACTATGCATCACTTGCACTGGGTCATGATGTTGATAAACCACGTAACCTGGCGAAAAGTGTTACTGTAGAATAA
- the cdaA gene encoding diadenylate cyclase CdaA, whose translation MLDYFADLTWKESIKDIIDILIVTYIMYQLILLVRGTRAVQLLKGILFLVVIWAVSTWFDLYTLKWLMNQMFTFGVVAIFIIFQPELRRALEQLGRGKLFGRSSVDDEEINKLIGEMIKALNYLSRRKIGALVVFERETGLNEYTESGIKTQAVVSSELLINIFIPNTPLHDGAVIIQNKQIASAACYLPLSENPFISKELGTRHRAAIGVSEVTDAVTVVVSEETGQISLAINGQVVRDIKEESLISKLYEELRPTPSLKEKRGSFWNRRGGRGNS comes from the coding sequence ATGTTGGATTATTTTGCGGACCTGACTTGGAAAGAGTCCATTAAAGATATTATCGACATTTTAATCGTAACCTATATTATGTATCAGCTTATTTTACTTGTTCGCGGAACGCGAGCAGTTCAATTGTTAAAAGGAATTCTGTTCCTGGTCGTTATTTGGGCGGTTAGTACCTGGTTTGATTTGTACACGCTCAAGTGGTTGATGAATCAGATGTTCACCTTTGGTGTAGTGGCTATTTTTATTATTTTTCAACCTGAGTTGCGTCGTGCTCTAGAGCAGTTGGGGCGTGGTAAATTATTTGGGCGTTCGTCGGTAGATGATGAAGAAATCAATAAGTTAATTGGAGAAATGATTAAGGCGCTGAATTATTTATCACGTAGAAAAATAGGAGCATTGGTCGTATTCGAGCGCGAGACAGGACTGAACGAATATACGGAGTCTGGTATCAAGACACAGGCCGTAGTTAGTTCTGAACTGCTAATTAACATCTTCATTCCCAATACGCCTTTGCATGATGGTGCGGTGATTATACAAAATAAACAGATTGCTTCTGCGGCCTGCTATTTGCCATTATCGGAAAATCCCTTCATTAGCAAGGAGTTGGGAACCCGTCATCGGGCTGCAATTGGCGTGAGTGAGGTAACTGATGCCGTAACTGTCGTGGTATCGGAGGAAACAGGGCAAATTTCGTTGGCTATCAATGGTCAGGTCGTACGAGACATTAAGGAAGAATCCCTAATCTCCAAGCTGTATGAGGAGTTGCGGCCAACACCGTCACTGAAGGAAAAACGCGGCTCATTCTGGAATCGGAGGGGAGGCCGTGGAAATTCATGA
- a CDS encoding TnsA endonuclease N-terminal domain-containing protein — protein MIDIREQFPLLPLDKTLYIAQKLGIKHPTDPKNKLPIIMTTDMLLTVKQEESIKFIAHSIKPSNKLTKRVVEKLQIEKEFFKDQKIEWGTYY, from the coding sequence GTGATTGATATTCGCGAACAATTTCCTTTATTACCTCTAGATAAAACCCTCTATATTGCACAAAAGTTAGGCATTAAACATCCAACTGACCCCAAGAATAAGCTTCCCATCATTATGACTACAGATATGTTACTTACAGTAAAACAAGAAGAAAGTATAAAATTTATTGCACATTCTATCAAACCTTCTAACAAGTTGACAAAACGAGTTGTAGAGAAATTACAGATTGAAAAAGAGTTCTTTAAAGATCAAAAGATAGAGTGGGGCACTTATTACTGA
- a CDS encoding YbbR-like domain-containing protein: MMDKWINNNTISKILALAVAIMLWGMVHLDTGTPSSTLTVSYNNKIIDNVAIQASGLDDSKYVLSTMDTDHVKMEVRGQRSVLTTFFADNYQAKLNLSGLGAGTKTLSLEPDLPDGVELVSMTPNRVTVTIEEKQTKSFNVSIVSKGSPDAGLQLGKPVIAPQTVKVTLPKSQLNTVTAVQGAVNTDGISEKFEQKRVKLKAYNKKGQELTGAVIEPSTVSVEIPVTQQAKSVPVKIVYSGELPDGLALSKVNANVKEAAVYASQDVLSSLSSYVTVTLDLSQFTEAGTRTVQANLAAPSGSDKIEPGLIQIQVTVVPSNEVTDTERTLSGIPIVLQGAGDGANATIIAPTGKTMDVTVKGPQDLVNNLTNDDVSLVANVSGLSAGQHEVTLKVGLPKYITQAGNAGQLKATVNIESPSTPAVTNPNSENESNPSGSGDKGQERPQEGQGNQGGNSDANTGDNAAAEDKTNPHNGAESSANGTSENSQP; this comes from the coding sequence ATGATGGACAAATGGATTAACAATAATACGATTTCGAAGATATTGGCGCTTGCGGTTGCTATAATGCTGTGGGGAATGGTTCATCTGGATACAGGTACACCTTCGTCTACGTTGACCGTTTCCTATAATAATAAAATAATTGATAATGTGGCCATTCAGGCCAGTGGTCTGGATGATTCAAAATATGTGCTGTCTACTATGGACACGGATCATGTAAAGATGGAGGTCAGAGGACAGCGCTCTGTCCTGACTACTTTTTTCGCGGATAATTATCAGGCAAAACTAAACTTAAGCGGCTTAGGAGCGGGTACTAAAACATTGTCACTTGAACCGGATTTGCCGGATGGGGTGGAATTGGTATCGATGACTCCTAACCGTGTTACAGTAACAATTGAGGAAAAACAAACGAAATCATTTAATGTATCTATAGTATCTAAGGGTAGTCCAGATGCGGGGCTACAGCTCGGCAAGCCTGTGATTGCTCCTCAAACGGTAAAGGTTACTTTACCCAAAAGCCAGTTGAATACCGTTACTGCGGTGCAAGGGGCTGTTAATACGGATGGCATTTCAGAAAAGTTTGAACAGAAACGTGTAAAACTGAAAGCTTATAACAAAAAGGGACAGGAACTCACAGGTGCGGTCATTGAGCCATCCACGGTGTCCGTTGAAATCCCAGTCACTCAGCAGGCGAAGTCTGTGCCTGTCAAGATAGTCTATTCCGGAGAGTTGCCAGACGGATTGGCGCTTTCTAAAGTAAACGCAAACGTGAAGGAAGCAGCGGTATATGCATCACAGGATGTATTAAGCAGCCTCAGCTCTTATGTCACGGTTACACTCGATCTGAGTCAATTTACGGAAGCGGGGACCCGTACAGTTCAAGCTAATTTGGCAGCTCCCTCAGGTTCTGATAAAATCGAGCCAGGGTTAATACAAATTCAGGTGACCGTCGTTCCTTCCAATGAAGTTACAGATACGGAACGGACGCTGTCAGGCATCCCAATCGTTTTACAAGGTGCAGGAGATGGAGCTAACGCGACTATTATAGCACCCACAGGCAAGACGATGGATGTTACTGTGAAGGGTCCTCAGGATTTGGTAAACAATTTAACCAATGATGACGTTAGTTTGGTGGCAAATGTAAGTGGCCTCTCGGCTGGTCAACACGAGGTTACTTTGAAAGTAGGCTTGCCTAAATACATTACACAAGCCGGGAATGCCGGCCAACTAAAGGCAACGGTAAACATTGAGAGCCCTTCTACGCCTGCTGTAACGAATCCGAATAGTGAGAATGAATCAAACCCCTCTGGTAGTGGTGATAAGGGGCAGGAGAGGCCACAGGAGGGGCAGGGCAATCAAGGTGGCAACTCTGACGCTAATACCGGGGACAACGCAGCTGCGGAGGATAAAACAAATCCTCATAACGGCGCAGAATCTTCTGCGAATGGAACCTCGGAGAACAGTCAGCCATAA